In Cognatishimia sp. WU-CL00825, one genomic interval encodes:
- a CDS encoding flagellar basal body-associated FliL family protein translates to MKFLWPVILLIIGVGAGVGAGLMTAKPPPEMAKTAPCGDGSAVAHVPASTTSPDPTDADLASREFVKLNNQFVVPVVENETVASLVVISLSLEIEGGQRETVFAREPKLRDAFLQVMFDHANLGGFSGAFTDTQTLDRLRRALFDVALHILGPMVTEVLIQDIARQDV, encoded by the coding sequence ATGAAGTTTCTGTGGCCAGTCATATTGTTGATCATCGGGGTTGGAGCCGGCGTTGGCGCGGGGTTAATGACCGCAAAACCACCCCCAGAGATGGCGAAAACTGCCCCTTGCGGGGATGGCAGCGCGGTCGCCCATGTGCCAGCCAGTACCACAAGCCCCGACCCCACCGACGCAGACTTGGCCAGTCGCGAATTTGTGAAATTAAACAACCAATTTGTTGTGCCGGTCGTTGAAAATGAAACCGTGGCCTCTTTGGTGGTGATTTCGCTGAGCCTGGAAATAGAGGGCGGTCAACGTGAAACTGTTTTTGCCCGGGAACCAAAACTGCGCGATGCGTTTTTACAGGTTATGTTTGATCACGCCAATCTGGGTGGGTTTAGCGGGGCATTTACCGATACCCAGACTTTGGACCGCCTGCGCCGCGCGTTGTTTGATGTTGCGCTCCATATTTTGGGGCCGATGGTCACCGAAGTGCTTATCCAAGACATCGCGCGCCAAGACGTCTAG
- a CDS encoding flagellar type III secretion system protein FlhB, whose product MSDNISPDDKPFDATPRKLQKAREKGDIARSADLAVAASYFGFLTICLTVGAVSLSKLGSVLAGILSKSHVLANQGFSERGSVVFGQIFRQITLPAAAWLIGPAVFVLATILAQRSFVVTPSKLNWRASRINPIKNAQNKYGRSGLFEFAKSATKLVIYCLCLWVFLQAHAAEILFSVHLTERQSIALMFDLVVKMLIAVATIAFVIGTIDYLWQQAQLQRRNRMTHKEMMDESKDAEGDPHFKQKRRQKALEIANSQMMANVPTADVIVVNPTHYAVALKWHRNKQNAPSCVAKGTDQVAQRIRALAQENGVPIHSDPPVARALHAELNLGDEIPTQHYQAVAAAIRFADQMRKRNWRAR is encoded by the coding sequence ATGTCAGACAATATCAGCCCCGATGACAAGCCTTTTGACGCGACGCCGCGTAAATTGCAAAAGGCGCGGGAAAAAGGCGATATTGCCCGTTCTGCGGACCTGGCCGTGGCCGCCTCTTATTTTGGTTTTCTCACCATTTGCCTGACGGTTGGGGCGGTCTCTTTGTCAAAATTGGGCAGCGTGCTGGCCGGAATACTGTCAAAATCGCACGTTTTGGCAAATCAGGGGTTTTCAGAACGCGGCAGCGTGGTTTTTGGTCAAATTTTTCGCCAAATCACCCTGCCCGCCGCCGCTTGGCTTATTGGTCCTGCGGTCTTTGTTTTGGCTACGATTCTGGCCCAGCGCAGTTTTGTGGTCACGCCTTCCAAACTGAATTGGCGTGCCTCGCGGATCAACCCCATCAAAAACGCCCAAAACAAATATGGGCGCTCGGGTCTGTTTGAATTTGCCAAAAGCGCCACGAAACTGGTGATCTATTGCTTATGTCTATGGGTATTTTTACAAGCCCACGCGGCCGAAATCCTGTTCAGTGTGCACCTGACAGAGCGCCAATCCATCGCTTTGATGTTTGATCTGGTGGTCAAGATGCTCATCGCGGTTGCCACCATCGCCTTTGTCATTGGCACCATTGATTATCTTTGGCAGCAGGCCCAGCTTCAGCGTCGCAACAGAATGACGCACAAAGAAATGATGGACGAATCTAAAGACGCGGAAGGCGACCCGCATTTCAAACAAAAACGGCGGCAAAAGGCGCTAGAGATCGCAAACTCCCAAATGATGGCCAATGTGCCAACCGCTGATGTGATCGTGGTTAACCCCACCCATTACGCCGTGGCGTTGAAATGGCATCGCAACAAGCAAAACGCGCCCAGCTGTGTCGCCAAGGGCACCGATCAAGTGGCCCAACGGATCCGCGCGCTGGCGCAGGAAAACGGTGTGCCCATTCACAGCGATCCCCCTGTCGCGCGCGCCCTGCATGCAGAGCTGAACCTGGGGGATGAAATTCCAACCCAGCACTATCAAGCTGTCGCAGCCGCCATCCGCTTTGCCGATCAGATGCGCAAACGCAATTGGAGAGCCCGGTGA
- a CDS encoding flagellar biosynthetic protein FliR has protein sequence MTDSLQQIWPLIDRQFWLWATVFLRVAAASSLMPGFGESAVPLRVKLAMAVALTLAVTPALPTETPAHGLPLFTTILRETTIGLVLGLGLRAFVFTLQTAGAIAANVTSLSQLFNNGSAEQLPIIGHALNIAGLTLIFVTGLHITFVEYLLSSYSIFPLGAFPDRSTLTPWGVEQVARSFQFAFQLAAPFVILSLLYNVTLGIVNRAMPQLMVALVGAPFITGASLVLLMITAPFLLSVWLARFTLFLSNPF, from the coding sequence GTGACCGACAGTTTGCAGCAAATCTGGCCCCTGATAGACCGGCAGTTTTGGCTTTGGGCCACGGTGTTTTTGCGGGTCGCCGCCGCCAGCTCTTTGATGCCCGGTTTTGGGGAAAGTGCCGTGCCCCTGCGGGTGAAACTTGCGATGGCCGTCGCCCTGACTTTGGCTGTAACGCCCGCGCTGCCCACCGAGACGCCCGCCCACGGCCTGCCGCTGTTTACAACCATCTTGCGCGAAACCACGATTGGCCTGGTGCTGGGGTTGGGGCTGCGGGCCTTTGTTTTCACGTTGCAGACCGCAGGGGCGATAGCAGCCAACGTAACCTCGCTTTCGCAGTTATTTAACAATGGTTCAGCAGAGCAATTGCCCATTATTGGCCATGCCTTAAATATCGCCGGACTGACCCTGATCTTTGTGACGGGCTTGCATATCACATTTGTTGAGTACCTGCTTTCATCTTACAGTATTTTTCCGCTGGGCGCATTTCCCGACCGCTCAACGCTCACCCCTTGGGGCGTTGAGCAAGTTGCCCGCAGCTTTCAATTTGCCTTTCAACTTGCCGCACCTTTTGTGATTTTGTCTCTGCTATACAATGTCACCCTGGGTATCGTGAACCGCGCAATGCCGCAGCTGATGGTGGCTTTGGTTGGCGCGCCCTTTATCACCGGGGCCAGCCTCGTTTTATTGATGATCACCGCGCCATTTTTACTGTCGGTCTGGCTTGCGCGCTTCACGCTATTTCTTAGCAATCCGTTTTAG
- the flhA gene encoding flagellar biosynthesis protein FlhA, producing MGKIANPTILLALALMAIIVMMILPMPAWVLDIGLAASFALAILIFTITLFIEKPLDFSSFPTVLLAALMLRLSLNISSTKLIIGQGHTGTQAAGNVIQGFANFVMGGSVFLGLVVFCVLLIVNFMVITKGAARMAEVGARFALDGMPGKQMAIDSDMSAGAIDHTQARLRRETEQQETTFFGSLDGASKFVKGDAVAGLLITLLNLVMGLCMGVLVHKMPIGQAFETYAILTVGDGLVTQIPAVIISIASALLLARGGAKGATDLTLVAQLGNHPAALATVAFLMVSFALVPGLPFLPFMLGGLALGTVAYIVRRNKKTPQIEPTDTVPISAEQTMGDILALDDIHLEFAPDLIDLVLDPGTGLDARIKSMRNHVATAFGLILPEIRLTDNHAHPAGTYSIRLQGVMTTKAHLSPHQVLALLPEPPKDMPEGQDVNEPVYGAPARWIAAEHQEEMALQGITVVTPTEILATHLLETIKQNFSRLLTLKALQILLDEMVSLSDPQRAEANRKLLDELVPDKLTLEMLHRVLRLLLDEQVSIRNLPLIMEAIVEVRSPHARPEAICEHVRQRLGFQMVADMRREDGTIPLVQLAPEWEDTFSSYELETDGGAPDIALPPDLFHNLANALSERLAGLSDKGTFPAVVTSTRRRRFLRSLMSAKGIRNPVLSFEEIGLEARPALVGVVPA from the coding sequence ATGGGCAAAATAGCCAACCCAACCATTCTATTGGCGCTCGCCCTGATGGCGATTATCGTGATGATGATCCTGCCCATGCCCGCCTGGGTGCTGGACATCGGCCTCGCGGCCTCCTTTGCGCTGGCCATCCTGATTTTCACCATCACGTTGTTTATCGAAAAACCTTTGGATTTCTCATCCTTCCCAACCGTGTTGCTGGCGGCTTTGATGCTGCGGCTGTCGCTGAACATCTCTTCCACCAAATTGATCATTGGCCAGGGTCACACCGGCACCCAGGCCGCTGGTAATGTCATTCAGGGCTTTGCGAATTTTGTCATGGGCGGCAGTGTTTTTCTGGGTTTGGTGGTGTTTTGCGTGTTGTTAATCGTGAATTTCATGGTCATCACCAAGGGTGCCGCGCGCATGGCAGAGGTTGGTGCGCGGTTTGCCCTGGACGGCATGCCAGGCAAGCAAATGGCCATTGACAGTGACATGTCCGCTGGTGCGATCGATCACACACAGGCCCGTCTGCGCCGCGAAACGGAACAACAAGAAACCACCTTTTTTGGCTCTTTGGATGGGGCATCGAAATTTGTTAAAGGCGACGCGGTAGCCGGGCTTTTGATCACGCTGCTCAATCTCGTAATGGGCCTGTGTATGGGGGTGCTTGTGCATAAAATGCCCATTGGTCAAGCCTTTGAAACATACGCAATTTTGACCGTTGGCGACGGGTTGGTCACGCAAATCCCCGCTGTGATCATTTCCATTGCGTCGGCGCTCCTATTGGCGCGCGGTGGGGCAAAAGGGGCCACGGATTTAACGTTGGTGGCACAGCTTGGAAACCACCCGGCGGCCCTGGCCACGGTCGCCTTTCTGATGGTCAGTTTTGCACTGGTTCCCGGTTTGCCGTTTCTGCCCTTTATGCTTGGGGGGCTGGCCCTGGGCACGGTGGCCTATATTGTGCGCAGAAACAAAAAAACGCCCCAAATCGAACCCACTGACACGGTGCCCATCTCGGCCGAACAAACCATGGGTGACATTCTGGCACTGGATGACATCCACCTTGAATTTGCCCCTGACCTCATTGATCTGGTTCTGGATCCCGGCACAGGACTGGATGCGCGTATCAAAAGCATGCGCAATCATGTGGCCACGGCCTTTGGGCTGATCCTGCCCGAAATTCGCTTAACCGACAATCACGCCCACCCCGCGGGTACCTACAGCATACGATTGCAGGGCGTCATGACCACCAAGGCACATTTATCGCCGCATCAGGTTCTGGCGCTTTTGCCCGAGCCACCCAAAGATATGCCAGAGGGCCAGGATGTGAACGAACCGGTCTATGGTGCCCCTGCGCGCTGGATCGCTGCTGAACACCAAGAAGAAATGGCCCTGCAGGGGATCACAGTGGTTACGCCAACCGAAATCCTGGCCACCCACTTGCTGGAAACCATCAAGCAGAATTTCAGCCGTCTGCTTACCCTGAAAGCCTTGCAGATCCTGCTGGATGAGATGGTTTCCCTGTCTGATCCGCAGCGGGCAGAAGCCAACCGAAAACTGTTGGATGAATTGGTGCCTGACAAGTTGACATTGGAAATGCTGCACCGCGTGCTGCGACTGTTATTGGACGAACAAGTGTCGATCCGCAATCTGCCTTTGATCATGGAGGCCATTGTCGAAGTGCGCAGTCCGCATGCCAGACCAGAGGCCATCTGCGAACATGTGCGGCAGCGGCTTGGCTTTCAAATGGTGGCGGATATGCGGCGCGAAGACGGGACAATTCCTTTGGTGCAATTGGCCCCAGAATGGGAAGATACGTTTTCCAGTTACGAGTTAGAGACCGACGGCGGTGCCCCCGATATTGCCCTGCCACCCGACTTGTTTCACAATCTGGCCAACGCTTTATCTGAACGGCTTGCCGGCCTCAGCGACAAGGGCACCTTTCCTGCGGTTGTCACATCCACCCGCCGCCGGCGTTTTTTACGATCTTTGATGTCAGCCAAGGGCATCCGAAATCCCGTACTTTCTTTTGAAGAAATTGGGCTAGAAGCCCGGCCCGCGCTTGTAGGAGTCGTGCCCGCGTGA
- a CDS encoding transglycosylase SLT domain-containing protein: MIKTYTLMTWIFLALPTASGAWAMTHDNSEVCDNSARFAAQKTGVPLPVLLAITRVETGRKADGKIAPWPWTVNMEGKGIWFASQSKALDYAQSHHTGGSRSFDIGCFQINYRWHGAAFDTISHMFDPNANALYAATFLKQLYLETQDWSRAAGAYHSRTPKYALKYRARFDRFFAQIPTQDQTAVTPAATSKNIPPTGALRPNRFPLLLANSAPSTLGSLVPADLAAAQPLFGG; the protein is encoded by the coding sequence ATGATCAAAACCTACACATTGATGACATGGATTTTTCTTGCCCTGCCAACGGCGTCTGGGGCTTGGGCCATGACCCACGACAACAGCGAAGTTTGCGACAATTCTGCCCGGTTTGCGGCGCAAAAAACCGGCGTTCCGCTGCCCGTCTTGTTGGCCATAACTCGCGTGGAAACCGGGCGCAAAGCAGATGGCAAAATTGCGCCCTGGCCCTGGACAGTCAACATGGAAGGCAAAGGCATTTGGTTTGCCAGCCAGTCCAAAGCATTGGACTATGCGCAAAGCCACCACACCGGCGGCAGCCGCAGCTTTGACATTGGCTGTTTTCAGATCAACTACCGTTGGCATGGGGCCGCGTTTGATACGATCAGCCACATGTTTGACCCGAACGCCAACGCGCTTTATGCCGCGACATTTTTGAAACAGCTCTATCTTGAAACCCAAGATTGGTCGCGCGCCGCCGGTGCCTATCATTCACGCACGCCAAAATATGCTCTGAAATACCGCGCGCGTTTTGATCGGTTCTTTGCTCAGATTCCGACGCAAGATCAAACAGCCGTTACGCCAGCCGCCACCAGCAAAAACATCCCACCGACAGGGGCTCTGCGACCAAACAGGTTTCCCCTATTGCTTGCAAATTCAGCCCCCAGCACTTTGGGCTCGCTTGTGCCTGCTGACCTTGCCGCCGCGCAGCCCTTGTTTGGGGGCTGA